One Panicum virgatum strain AP13 chromosome 3N, P.virgatum_v5, whole genome shotgun sequence DNA segment encodes these proteins:
- the LOC120663803 gene encoding FAS1 domain-containing protein SELMODRAFT_448915-like, with the protein MASTFLATISLLITQMVSASSTTTAAIPSPQTISSDIANTVQEMQQARYFTFVMLVRMVQEKIPHNTTFLMLSDRLMSTASISQSQVLEFLSRHSIAAPLKFNDLIRLPNGTVVPTRHSGDTITVTSSRHQKLYFNGIELTSPDLCHSGESFRCHGINGVIRPTAARRVKAVACTHYAAPTSAAPEIPSAENQSLSTSSLRSPNIGSATIPAHEPAAESSQCSDTSMSKTRLASTILVTALMFSIF; encoded by the coding sequence ATGGCATCCACCTTCCTCGCAACAATAAGCCTGCTCATCACTCAAATGGTGTCCGCTTCTAGCACCACCACTGCCGCCATACCTTCCCCGCAGACAATCAGCAGCGACATCGCCAACACGGTGCAGGAGATGCAGCAGGCGCGCTACTTCACCTTTGTCATGCTCGTCAGGATGGTGCAGGAGAAGATACCGCACAACACCACCTTCCTGATGCTCAGCGACAGGCTGATGTCCACGGCATCAATCTCCCAAAGCCAGGTGCTAGAGTTCTTGTCCAGGCATTCCATCGCGGCGCCTCTGAAGTTCAATGATCTCATAAGGCTTCCCAACGGAACAGTAGTTCCCACCCGCCACTCGGGCGACACAATCACAGTGACCAGCAGCAGGCATCAGAAGCTCTACTTCAACGGCATCGAGCTCACTAGTCCAGATCTCTGCCACTCAGGGGAGTCATTCAGGTGCCATGGAATAAATGGAGTCATAAGGCCAACAGCAGCGCGGAGAGTAAAAGCAGTGGCTTGCACTCACTATGCTGCTCCAACTTCTGCAGCACCAGAGATACCTTCGGCCGAAAACCAATCCTTGAGCACATCTTCTCTACGATCTCCCAACATAGGTTCTGCCACGATCCCTGCCCATGAACCTGCAGCAGAAAGCTCCCAATGTTCAGACACTTCTATGTCAAAAACTAGATTGGCTAGTACTATCTTGGTGACAGCATTGATGTTTTCCATTTTCTAA
- the LOC120663801 gene encoding bZIP transcription factor 1-B-like — MGSSGADTPSKTSKGSAPQEQQPPATTFAATPAVYPDWSSFQAYPPIPPHGFFPSPVTSSPQGHPYMWGAQPMIPPYGTPPPPYVMYPPGVYAHPSMPPGAHPFTPYAMTSPNGNADATGTTAAGGDTDGKPSEGKDKSPTKRSKGSLGSLNMLTGKNPTEHGKTSGASANGATSQSGESGSESSSEGSEGNSQNDSHHKESGQEQDGDVRSSQNGASRSPSEGKLNQTMAIMPMTSSGPVPGPTTNLNIGMDYWANTASSTPAIQGKVTPTTVTGAVVPAEQWIQDERELKRQRRKQSNRESARRSRLRKQAECEELAQRADVLKQENASLRDEVNRIRKEYEELLSKNNSLKGKLEGKQHKTDEAGINNKLQHSGDDSQKKGN; from the exons ATGGGAAGCAGTGGAGCTGATACACCGTCTAAGACAAGCAAGGGGTCTGCCCCACAG GAGCAACAGCCACCTGCTACTACATTTGCTGCAACACCAGCTGTTTATCCAGATTGGTCCAGCTTCCAG gcaTATCCTCCAATCCCACCACATGGGTTCTTCCCTTCACCTGTGACATCAAGTCCACAGGGTCATCCTTACATGTGGGGAGCTCAA CCTATGATCCCACCATatggaacaccgccgccgccatacgTCATGTACCCTCCTGGAGTATATGCTCACCCGTCTATGCCCCCG GGTGCACATCCATTCACCCCTTATGCCATGACTTCTCCAAATGGCAATGCTGATGCTACT GGAACTACTGCAGCAGGTGGTGATACTGACGGGAAGCCCTCTGAAGGCAAAGATAAAAGTCCAACAAAAAGATCCAAAGGAAGTTTAGGTAGCTTGAACATGCTTACTGGGAAGAATCCCACCGAACATGGTAAGACCTCAGGAGCATCAGCTAATGGAGCCACTTCTCAAAG TGGGGAAAGTGGGAGTGAAAGCTCAAGTGAAGGGAGCGAAGGAAATTCTCAGAAT GATTCACATCACAAGGAAAGTGGACAGGAACAGGATGGAG ATGTTCGAAGTTCCCAGAATGGTGCATCACGCTCACCATCTGAGGGAAAATTGAACCAGACTATGGCAATCATGCCAATGACATCAAGTGGCCCAGTACCTGGTCCAACTACAAACCTCAATATAGGGATGGATTATTGGGCCAACACAGCAAGCTCCACTCCTGCAATTCAAGGCAAGGTGACCCCGACAACAGTTACAGGTGCTGTGGTCCCTGCTGAGCAGTGGATACAG GATGAACGCGAACtcaaaaggcaaagaaggaagCAGTCCAACAGGGAGTCAGCACGCAGATCTAGGTTGCGTAAACAG GCTGAGTGTGAAGAGTTAGCTCAACGTGCTGATGTTCTAAAGCAGGAAAATGCTTCACTTAGAGATGAAGTTAACCGTATCAGAAAAGAGTATGAGGAACTTCTATCAAAGAATAATTCACTAAAG GGAAAACTTGAAGGCAAACAGCACAAAACTGATGAGGCAGGAATTAATAACAAGCTGCAACATTCTGGCGATGACAGCCAGAAAAAAGGAAACTAA